One Manihot esculenta cultivar AM560-2 chromosome 18, M.esculenta_v8, whole genome shotgun sequence genomic window carries:
- the LOC110605945 gene encoding E3 ubiquitin-protein ligase RNF170 isoform X1 has translation MDGPPANDWCSVCHGRFRVPCQANCSHWFCGDCIMLVWHHGSAIQPWKCPLCRRQITLLVPGETSQREHHNPEVAEILQKVQAYNRLFGGQTSGLFQNQVVGVFGIVFFLGQLVMKLGVISNTDTRTHAQIAIEVEKGWRRTGLIGDIRSYSNNNHQALLPN, from the exons ATGGACGGGCCTCCGGCGAACGATTGGTGCTCTGTTTGCCATGGACGCTTCAGGGTCCCCTGCCAGGCCAATTGCTCTCATTGGTTTTGCG GTGATTGCATTATGCTTGTTTGGCATCATGGATCTGCAATTCAACCTTGGAAATGCCCACTATGTCGTCGTCAAATTACATTGTTGGTCCCTGGTGAAACTTCACAAAGGGAGCATCATAACCCTGAGGTTGCTGAGATTTTGCAAAAGGTTCAAGCTTATAATCGTCTTTTTGGTGGACAAACTAGTGGTCTCTTTCAG AACCAAGTAGTTGGAGTTTTCGGCATTGTCTTCTTCCTTGGACAGCTAGTTATGAAGTTGGGAGTTATCTCAAACACAGACACACGCACACATGCACAAATAGCAATAGAAGTAGAAAAAGGGTGGAGAAGAACAGGGCTGATTGGTGATATTAGATCATACAGTAACAACAACCACCAAGCCTTACTTCCAAATTAG